In the Agrococcus beijingensis genome, ACCTCGAGCTCGGCGACCTGTGGCCGAAGCGCGACTGGGGCTACGCCGGCGACTACGTTCGTGGCATGTGGCAGATGATGCAGCATCCCGAGCCCGACGACTTCGTGCTCGCCTCAGGCGAGACCCGCTCGGTGCAGCAATTTCTCGAGAGCGCGTTCGAGCACGTCGGCATCGACGACTGGCGGCCCTTCGTGCGGCAGAACCCGGCCCTGCTGCGCCCGGCGCAGGTCGACATCCTGCTCGGCGACCCGGCCAAGGCCGAGGACCAGTTGGGCTGGTCGCGCGAGATCGACTTCACCGGGCTCGTGCAGCGGATGGTCGACCACGACCTGAAGCTGGCCGCGGTGGCGGTGGCCGCTCGATGACCCTGCGGCTGGCGATCACCGGCGTCGACGGGTTCGTCGGGCGGCACGTCGCCCAGATCGCCGCCGAGCGCGGCCATCACGTCGTCGGGGTCACGCGCTCCGCCGACGCGACGGTCGCCGGCGTCGCCGAGCTGGTCGAGGCCGACCTCACCGAGCAGTGGCCGCGCACCCCGCCCGTCGACGCGATCGTGCACCTCGCCGGCCTCGCCGCCGTCGGGCCCTCGTTCGACGAGCCGGTGCGCTACATCGTCGAGAACGCCGCGATGACCGCGCACCTGTGCGAGGCGCTGCTGCGCCACGACGAGCCGGCGCGCGTGGTGGCCGCCAGCACCGGCGCGATCTACGCACCATCTGACGAACCGATCGACGAGACGGCGACGCTCGCCTACGCATCCCCCTACGCCGTCAGCAAGGGCACCGTCGAGCACCTGCTGTCGTACTACCGCGGGCGCGGGCTCGACACCGTCGTCGCGCGGCCCTTCAACCACATCGGCGCTGGCCAGAGCCCCGGCTTCCTGGTGCCCGACCTGCTCGAGCACCTCGACGGCCTCGGCGACGAGGAGCCGCTGCCCGCCGGCAACCTCGACGCCGAGCGCGACTACACCGACGTGCGCGACGTCGCGACCGCCTACCTGCTGCTCGCCGAGGCGCCCGTGCTCGCCCACGACGTCTACAACGTCGCCTCGGGCCGTGCCCGCAGCGGCCACGAGGTGCTCGCGGCGATCTGCGCCGCCCTCGGCCGGTCGGTGCCCGAGCTCGGCACCGGCGAGCTGCGGCCCCTCGACATGCCGCGGGTCGTCGGCGACGCCACGCGCCTGCGCGACGAGCTCGACTGGGCCCCCGCCCACGACTTCGCCGACTCGATCGCCGCCGCGGTCTCGGCGCACGCGGGAGTGCGCCCCTCGGCATGAACCGCGTCGCGCACGTCGACCACACCGTCGAGCCGGGCGGGGCGGAGATCGCGCTGCGGCGCCTGCTCGAGGCCGAGCACGGCTGGCAGGGCACGGTGTTCGTGCCGCCGTCGGCTGCGGGCCTGGGCGAGTACGCGTCACTCGGGGCCACGCTTGCACCCGGGGCTGTGCAGGTTGTGCAGGTCTTGGGCGTGCCCCAGCGCGCCGGCGCCACGACCGCCTCGGCCCGCGCGCGGCTCGCGATGCTGGCCGCCGGCATCGCGCAGGCGGCCGCGCTGCGCCGCTCGCCGGCGTTCCGCCGCAGCGACATCGTGCACGCCAACACCAGCCGCGCCGCGCTCATCGGGCTGCTCGCGACCGTCGGCTCGCGCCGTCGCCTCGTGGTGCACCTGCGGGATGCGGTCGATGCGGCCGCGCTCGGATCCGTCGCCGTGCGCGCCCTGCGTCTGGCACTGCGGCGCGCCGACGGCGTGATCGCGAACTCCCGCTTCACCCTCGAGTCGGCACGCCCCTGGATCCGCGACGGCGCGACCGTGGCGGTCATCCCCTCGCCTACCGGCTTCGACGGCAGCCGCCCGCCTGCCCCGCCACGGGACGCGGTGCGCACGGTCGGCATCCTCGGCCGCCTGGCACCCTGGAAGGGCCAGGCGCAGCTGCTCCGCGCCTTCGCCGAGGCGTTCCCCGACGGCGACGTGCGGCTGCAGCTCGCCGGCTCCGCCGCCTTCGGCGAGGAGGCCTACGAGCGGCAGTTGACGAGCCTCGCCGCCGAGCTGGGCATCGCCGACCGCGTCGACCTCTTGGGCCAGGTGCGCGACATCTGGCCGCTGCTCGACGAGTGGGATGTCTGCGTGCACGCCTCGACCCGGCCCGAGCCGCTCGGGCAGAGCGTGCTGCAGTACCTGGCGGCGGCGCGACCGACGATCGCGGCACGCGCCGGTGGGCCGCTCGAGTGGATCGACGACGGCCAGACGGGCCTCCTCACCGCGATGGGCGACGTCGGCGAGCTGGCCGGAGCGCTGCGGCGCCTCGCCGACGAGCCCGCGCTGCGGCAGCAGCTGCACGGCAACCTCGTGCAGCAGCGGCCCGTGCGGCCGGATGCCGAGATCGCCCGCGCGCACGCCGAGCTCTTCGCCGCGGTGGCCGGACCGCGAGCTCAGCAGGAGCCTCCAGCGCCGCAGACGCCGTCGCCGAGCGCGACGCCGGCCTCAGGCCCGGCTGCGCGCGCGCTCGACGGCGTCGGCGTAGAACGCGACGAGTCGCTCCGGTGAGCCCTCTCGCAGCACCTCCTCGATCAGCGCGCGCGACGCCTGCAGCTCGGCCTCGGAGAGCTGCGGCCCCGCCTCGATGCGCGTGCGCAGGGCCGCCGTGAACGCCGCGCCGGTCGCCAGGTCGAGCGGCAGCGGGCCCGACGCCAGCGATCGCAGGTACTCGGAGCCCGGGTTCGGGTGCGCGACGACCGGCAGCCCGTGGTCGAGCCCCTCGAGCACCGGGATGCCGAACCCCTCGTACGCCGACGGCGACACCAGCGCCCAGGCACGGCCCAGCAGCGCCGCCACCTCGTGGTCAGCGAGGCCGGCCCGGTGCTGCACCCACGGCTGCCACGCATCCGCATCGTCCTTCGGGCCCACCACGATCAGGTCGATCTCGCGGCCCTCGGCGCGCAGCGCCTCGACGGCGGCCTGCGCGACGTGCCCCTGCTTGCGGCCGCCGAAGCTGCCGATGAAGACGACCGACGGCGTCGCGCTCGGCTCGCGCGGCACCGGCGGCACGCCGAAGTACGGCGGCAGCACCGCATCGCAACCCATCAGCTCGACCGACTCGGGCGCGATGCCGAGCTTCACCGTGGCGCGGCCCGCCGACCGCCGCTCGAGCAGCGCGAGCACGTAGTGGTTGAGCCTCCGCAGCCCCCGCGACGTGCGGGCCTCGCCCAGCGACGAGCCGTAGAAGGTGCGCACGAGCGGCACCTCGGCGGGCAGCAGCACGTCATCGCCGTGCGAGTGCACGACGTCGGCGGCGAGTCCGCGCACGGCGCGCGAGGCGCGGATGGCCGAGCCGTAGTAGCGGCCGACGCGGCCCCGCGGAGCGGGCAGCGTGACGAGCCTGACGCCCTCCATCGGCACCGCGCCCTCGAAGCAGATGACCGTCAGGTCGACCAGCGCTCGGGTGCGCTCGGCGAGGCGCTGCACGTAGCGGCCGACGCCGCCCGAATGCATGCCCACCCGAGGCCACTCGAGGGCGATCCAGGTGACGCGCATCCGCTCTCCTCCCCGCTCTCCTCCCGGCACCGCCGCGGCTATCGGCAACCCCACCCGTACCCTACGATCTCGAATGTGTCCCGGCGACCACTGGTGATCGCGCACGACTACCTGACGCAGCGCGGCGGAGCAGAGAAGGTGGTGCTCGCCCTCACCCGCGGGTTCCCGGATGCGCCGGTGCAGACGACGCTGTACGCGCCGGCCGACACCTACCCCGAGTTCGCCGACGTCGAGGTGCGCACGACCGGGCTGAACCGCTGGCGGTGGCTGCGGCACCATCACCGCTTCGCGCTGCCGCTGCTCGCCCGCTCGGTCTCGCGCACGACCATCGACGCCGACGTCACGCTCGTCAGCTCGAGCGCATGGGCGCACGGGTTCCGCACCACCGGGCGCAAGATCGTCTACTGCTACTCGCCCGCCCGCTGGCTCTACCAGCCCGAGCGCTACCTCGGGAAGCGGCCGGCGCTCGCGCAGCGGGCGCTGCTGCGGCTGCTCGGGCCGGGCCTGCGCCGCTGGGATCGGCGGCAGGCACGGGGGGCGGATGCGTACATCGCCATCTCGGGCGCGGTGCAGCAGCGGATCCGCGACGCGTACGGCATCGAGGCGGAGGTCGTGCACGCGCCGCACTCCTACAGCGCCTCTGGTGAGCAGCAGCGGCCTGGCGGGTTGCCTGGCTCGCTCGCCGAGGGCGGCTTCGCGCTCTGCATCTCGCGGCTGCTGCCCTACAAGAACGTCGACGCCGTGGTCGACGCCTTCCGGGAGCTCGGTCGGCCGCTCGTGGTGGTGGGCTCCGGGCCCGAGGAGGCGTCGCTGCGCGCGCGAGCATCGGGCGACATCACCTTCCTGCAGCGGCTCTCCGACGCCGAGATGCGCTGGCTCTACGCGCGCTGCGACGCCGTGATCGCGGCGAGCTACGAGGACTTCGGGCTCACCCCGATCGAGGCGGCGGTCTTCGGCAAGCCGGCCGTCGCGCTGCGCTGGGGCGGGTTCCTCGACACGATCGTCGAGGGCGTCACCGGCACCTACTTCGACGAGCCGACGCCCGCCGCGATCGCCCCGGCCGTGCGGCAGAGCGGCTCGCGTGCATGGGATGCCGACGCGATCCGCGCGCACGCCGAGACCTTCTCGGAGGCGACCTTCCTGCGGCGGATCTCGGGGGTCATCGCGCGGGTGACCGGCTCGGCGCCTGGCTCTGCGGGTGCGGGGCCCTCTGGGGGTCTGCGGTGAAGCAGGTCGCGTCGGTGCCCGACCGCGCGCGCCGGCTGCTGGGCCGCGGCCGGCCGGTGGTCGCAGTCGCGAGCGTCACCTACGTGGGCCTGGCGCTCAGCGTGCTCTCGGCGCCGATGCTCGCTACCGCGCTCGGTGCGAGCGGTCGCGGCCAGCTGGCCGCGGCCTTCGCCGTGATCCAGGTGCTCGGCTTCGTCGCCTTCCTCGGCCTCCCCCGCGGCGTCGCCGTGCAGGATCACCGCGAGGCGGCGGCCTCCCGTGGCGCCGTCACCCTGATCGGCGTGATCGGCCTGCTGTCGGCATCCGCCTGCTTCCTCGCCGCCGACCAGCTCGCCGGCGGCGACCCATGGGTGGCGGGGGCGATCCGCCTCTCGAGCGTCGTGCTCGCGCTCGCGGGGCTCTACCAGATCGGCGTCGAGCGGCTGCTGCTCACCTCGCAGCTCGCCACCTACAACCTCAGCCGCATCTGCAACGTGGTGCTGCCGTCGCTCGGCTACATCGTCGCCTTCCTCGCCGGCGCGCTGACGCTCGAGCTGGCCTTCGCCATCACCCTCACAGGGCAGCTGCTCGCCTCGATCGTGGGCGTCGTGAGCTCGATCGGGGTGCTGCGGCGCAGCGCCGGCAAGCGACCGCCGTGGCGCTTCAGCCTCTCGATGTGGTCGTCGACCGTCGTCGACGGCGTCGCCTGGCGCATGGACCAGGTGCTGCTCGCCATGCTCGCCACCTCGGCGACCCTCGGCGTCTACGCGGTCGCCTCGACCATCGCGAGCGCCTCCGGCGGCCTCACGCAGGCGCTGAACGCCGTGCTCTACGGGCGCTTCGCCGCCACCGCCGACGACGGGCATGCGGGCGGCGCTGGAGACGGCACTGCCGGCGACGGCACTGGGGGCCGCGGCGGCACCAGCGCCATGCGGCGCAGCCGCGCGGTCGCCCTGCTGTCGTCGGTGCTCGCCTCCGCGGCGATGATCACCGCGATGGCGCTCTGGCACGAAGCGCTGCTCGGCCCCACCTTCGACGGGCTCATGACGCCGCTCATCGTGCTGTGCATCGCGCAGGCGCTCAACGACCAGTGGCAGCTGCAGGTCTACCGGCAGTCGGCCGACCAGGCGTCGGTGGGCCTCACCGCGCCCTCCTGGATCGGGCTCGCCGCCTTCGCGCTCGTGGCGGCCGTCGTCGCCGCGCTCGACCGCCTCGACGCCGACACGATGGCGCTCGCGGTGCTGGCCGGCGCGGTGGTGCGCATCGCGCTGCGGCTGCTCGTCACCGCGCGGCACCGGCGGGCTGCCGTGCCGAACGCGACCGTCGGCTGAGCGGGCGTCGACGCGGGGCCTCACGCAGGCCCCGACGCCCGGGGGCGCTGCCTTCGGAGATCAGCGGTTCGCGCGCCTGCGCTTGCTGCGTCGACTGCCGCGCGACTCGCGCTTGGTCGGGGCGGGCGGCTCGACGACCTCCTCGACGACCGGCGCGGGGCGGTGCTCCCCGCCGTAGGCGTACGCGACGTACCGGTACGCATCCGACCCGTCAGACCTCGCCATCGTCATGATGATGCCGCCCAGCGACGAGCCGACCGTCTCGAGGATCTCGAGCGAGCGGCGCAGCTGCGGCGCGTTCACCCGGTCGGCGGCGGCCACCAGCAGCACCTCGGCGCCGTGCTGCGCGAGCACGGCCGCATCGGTCACCGGCAGCAGCGGCGGCGCGTCGAGCACCACCCAGTCGAACTCGGCGCGCAGCTCCTCGAGCAGCGTGTGCATCGCGCGCGAGCCGAGCAGCTCGCTCGGGTTCGGCGGCACCGGACCCGCGGGGAGCACGAACAGCCCCGACCCCCTGAAGTCCTGCACCGCATCCGCCAGTGCAGCCCTGTCGATGAGCAGGTCGGTGAGGCCCACGGCCCCCTCGAGCCCCATGTACTCGGCCAGCTTGGGCTTGCGCAGGTCGGCGTCGACGAGCAGCACCGACTGGCCCGAGTCGGCGATCGCGAGCGCCAGGTTGGCCGAGGTGGTCGTCTTGCCCTCACCGGGGATCGATGAGGTCATCACGAACAGCCGGCTGTCGCCGTCGACCTCGACGAAGTTGAGGTTGGTGCGCAGGGTGCGGAACACCTCGGCCTGCGGACTGAGCGGCTCGGCGTGCACCACCAGCGGGCGCGTGCGCGTCTTGGCGTCGAACTGCACCGAGGCGAGCAGCGGCGCCGACGTGACCGCCTTGATGTCGCGCTCCGAGCGGATGCGGGTGTCGATCAGGTCGCGGGCGACGATGAACGCCAGCGCCGCGACGATCATCAGCAGGCCGCCGAGCAGCGCCTGCAGCAGCGGCCGCGGGCTCTCGGGCTCGGCAGGCACCGACGCGCTCACGATCGTGGCCAGGCGCACCGGGCTCGAAGCGCCGTCGGACTCGAGGTCGGAGACCGCCTCGGCCAGCGCCGCCGCCGTCGCGTTGGCGAGATCGGCGGCGAACTGCGCCTGGTCGCTCGTCGCCGCGATCTCGAGGATCGCCGTGTTCGCCACCGGCGCCGCCTCGACCTGCTCGATCAGGTCGCGCGCCGCCAGGTCGAGCTCGAGCTCGTCGACGACCCGCTCGAGCACCTCCTCGCTGCTCGCCAGCCGCGCGTAGGTGTTGACCCGCGAGAGCGTGAAGGCGTTGCCCTGCACGAGATCCGAGCTGGTGTCGGCCGCCTGCGTCGAGATGAAGACCTCGGTGGATGCGCGGTACTCGGGAGTCTGGACGGCCGCGAGCCCGAGGCCTGCCGCGACGCCGAGGATCGCGGCCACCACCACGATCGCCCAGTGCTTGCGCAGCAGCCGCACGTACTCAAGAAAGCCCAACGCTGTTCCTCTCAAGCGCCCCGACGGCTGAACCGGTGTTCCGCGCCGCGCGGTTCCCCACATAGTAGGGGTCGGGCGACACGGCGCCGGTAGGCCCCAGGCTCGTGGGGCTTGGGCTAGTAGGCCCCTTCACCGGAGATCACCGCGCGGAACGTGCGCCAGAGGATCACCACATCGGTCGTCAGCGACCAGTGCTCGGCGTAGTGCAGGTCGAGCCGCACCGACTCATCCCACGAGAGGTTTGAGCGGCCGCTCACCTGCCACAGGCCCGTGATGCCCGGCTTGACGCAGAACTTGCGGTGCACGTGCTCCTCGTAGAGCTCGACCTCGCTGCGCAGCGGCGGCCGGGGCCCGACGAGCGCCATGTCGCCGGTCAGCACGTTGAACAGCTGCGGCAGCTCGTCGAGCGAGCTGCGGCGCAGCAGGGCGCCGAACCGCGTCACCCGCGGATCGACCCGCATCTTGAACAGCACCACGTTGCCGGGCTCGTCGCCGTCGACGCGCAGGTCGAGCAGGGTGCCGAGCCGCTGCTCGGCATCGACGTGCATGGTGCGGAACTTCAGCATCGTGAACGACCGCCCGTTGAAGCCGACGCGCTCCTGCCGGAAGAGCACGGGACCGGGAGAGTCGAGCATCAGGGCGATCGCGATGGCGAGCATCGGCAGGGCGAGCACCACGAGCAGCAGCAGGCCGGCGACCAGGTCGAGCGCTCGCTTCGCGACGCATTGCATCTCGTCGAACCGCGACGCCTGCCTGAGCTCCATCGTCACCCCCGGTCGTGGGCCGTGCACCTGCACGTTCGGCAAGCATGGCCACGGCGGGTTGCGAGCGGCTTTGCTCCGCCGAAGCGGTCGCTCAGGGTCGCGCGTGCGCCTCGCCGTGATGCTCAGGGGTACGCAAGGGCGCGGGGGGCGGTGCTGAGGGGGTGGGGTGCGGCTGAGGCGCGGGCAAGGATTTGCGCGGGCGCGGGTGCGGCTTCGAGGGAGCGGGGCGGTAGCCGCGGGGCTCAAGCGCGGGTGCGTCTTCGAGCGGGCGGGGCGGGCGAGGCCCGGGCTCAGGCGCAGGCGGGGCGGGCGAGGCCGGGGCTCAGGCGCGGGCGAGGGTCGCGAGCCCATCGGCGATCCGCGCGACGTGCCCGTCGATCGCCTCTGCTGAGCGCCGGTAGACCGCGGGGTCGAGCCTGTAGGGGTCTTCGATGTCGAGCTCGTGCGAGGTGGCGGACAACCGCATCCGCCCCTTCGTCCTCGCCGCTGCGTGCACCACCGCGCGCAGGAACGCGGCGGGGCCGGCGGCCTCGATCGACGGCACGGGCTCGGGCAGGTCGCCGTGCGCGAGCGCCTCGACGATGTGCGCGAACTCGATGAGCGTGAACGCGCGACGGCTGGCGCTCGGCACCAGCCGCATGCCGGCGGCGCGGTGCTCGCGCGCCATGCCCAGCACCAGGTCGGCGCCCAGCACATGCGGTTCGCGGATGCGTCGCGTGCGGTGCGCGCGCACGTCGCCGACGCCGAGGCGCTCGGCCTCGGAGGCCGCGAGGTCGTCCATCGGGTCGCCGTCGTAGGCCATGGTGCCGGCGCTCGCGACGGCGAGGAGGTCGGGTGCTGGGGCGGTGGCGGCGGCGGAGAGCGGCGCGGCGCCGATGCCGATGCCGATGCCGAGTGCCGCCGGGATGCGCGCGCGCAGCAGCTGCTCGGCCTGCGGCGAACGGCACAGGTTGCCGGTGCAGACGGTCAGGATGCGGAAGACCGGATCGGCGCTCGTAGCCTCGCCGGCCGAGCCGCGGGTGAGGCTCGTGCTCGTGGCGGCATCGTCGCGAGCGCGACGCCAGCCGCTCATGCGGCGGCTCCTGCTCGGCGGCGGTGCTGCACGGCTAGAGAGCGGGGAGATCCGCCTCGGCCCGCGCCGCGCGGCCGCCTGCGGCGAGCACGGACAGCGCCGCGGCGATGCGGGTGACGTGCCGGTCGATCGCGTCTGCCGAGCTGCGGTAGACCTCGGGCCCGTAGCCGTAGGGGTCGGGGATGTCGAGCAGCATCGCCGGCTTCGGCAGCGGCACCGTCGCGCGCGCCTGGCCGGCCGCCACGACGACGCCGCGCATGAAGGCGGCGAAGCCCTCCGGGCCGAGCGGCGCGACCGACGCGAGCGTGGTGCGGTCGGCGAGCGCCTCGACGATGCAGGTGAACTCGACGAGCGTGAACGACTTGGGCTTGACCCGCCTCGTCACCTTCGTCACCGCATCCCGGTGGTCGCAGGTCATGGTCAGGATGAGGTCGGCCTCGAGCGCGTGCGAGCGGCGCAGCCTGCGGGCGACGTGGTCAGCGGTGTCGTCGATGCCGAGGCGCTGTGCCTCGGCGATCGCCCATCGCTCCATCGCGGCGCCGTCGTTCGCTCGCGTGCCGGCGCTCGAGACGTCGAGCGCCTCGATGATCGTGCGACCGAAGGCCTCGGGGATGCGCTTGCGCAGCAGCTGCTCGGCCTGCGGCGAGCGGCAGATGTTGCCGGTGCACAGCGTGAGCACCCGGAAGATCCCCT is a window encoding:
- a CDS encoding NAD-dependent epimerase/dehydratase family protein, encoding MTLRLAITGVDGFVGRHVAQIAAERGHHVVGVTRSADATVAGVAELVEADLTEQWPRTPPVDAIVHLAGLAAVGPSFDEPVRYIVENAAMTAHLCEALLRHDEPARVVAASTGAIYAPSDEPIDETATLAYASPYAVSKGTVEHLLSYYRGRGLDTVVARPFNHIGAGQSPGFLVPDLLEHLDGLGDEEPLPAGNLDAERDYTDVRDVATAYLLLAEAPVLAHDVYNVASGRARSGHEVLAAICAALGRSVPELGTGELRPLDMPRVVGDATRLRDELDWAPAHDFADSIAAAVSAHAGVRPSA
- a CDS encoding glycosyltransferase; this translates as MNRVAHVDHTVEPGGAEIALRRLLEAEHGWQGTVFVPPSAAGLGEYASLGATLAPGAVQVVQVLGVPQRAGATTASARARLAMLAAGIAQAAALRRSPAFRRSDIVHANTSRAALIGLLATVGSRRRLVVHLRDAVDAAALGSVAVRALRLALRRADGVIANSRFTLESARPWIRDGATVAVIPSPTGFDGSRPPAPPRDAVRTVGILGRLAPWKGQAQLLRAFAEAFPDGDVRLQLAGSAAFGEEAYERQLTSLAAELGIADRVDLLGQVRDIWPLLDEWDVCVHASTRPEPLGQSVLQYLAAARPTIAARAGGPLEWIDDGQTGLLTAMGDVGELAGALRRLADEPALRQQLHGNLVQQRPVRPDAEIARAHAELFAAVAGPRAQQEPPAPQTPSPSATPASGPAARALDGVGVERDESLR
- a CDS encoding glycosyltransferase family 4 protein — its product is MRVTWIALEWPRVGMHSGGVGRYVQRLAERTRALVDLTVICFEGAVPMEGVRLVTLPAPRGRVGRYYGSAIRASRAVRGLAADVVHSHGDDVLLPAEVPLVRTFYGSSLGEARTSRGLRRLNHYVLALLERRSAGRATVKLGIAPESVELMGCDAVLPPYFGVPPVPREPSATPSVVFIGSFGGRKQGHVAQAAVEALRAEGREIDLIVVGPKDDADAWQPWVQHRAGLADHEVAALLGRAWALVSPSAYEGFGIPVLEGLDHGLPVVAHPNPGSEYLRSLASGPLPLDLATGAAFTAALRTRIEAGPQLSEAELQASRALIEEVLREGSPERLVAFYADAVERARSRA
- a CDS encoding glycosyltransferase — translated: MSRRPLVIAHDYLTQRGGAEKVVLALTRGFPDAPVQTTLYAPADTYPEFADVEVRTTGLNRWRWLRHHHRFALPLLARSVSRTTIDADVTLVSSSAWAHGFRTTGRKIVYCYSPARWLYQPERYLGKRPALAQRALLRLLGPGLRRWDRRQARGADAYIAISGAVQQRIRDAYGIEAEVVHAPHSYSASGEQQRPGGLPGSLAEGGFALCISRLLPYKNVDAVVDAFRELGRPLVVVGSGPEEASLRARASGDITFLQRLSDAEMRWLYARCDAVIAASYEDFGLTPIEAAVFGKPAVALRWGGFLDTIVEGVTGTYFDEPTPAAIAPAVRQSGSRAWDADAIRAHAETFSEATFLRRISGVIARVTGSAPGSAGAGPSGGLR
- a CDS encoding oligosaccharide flippase family protein, encoding MKQVASVPDRARRLLGRGRPVVAVASVTYVGLALSVLSAPMLATALGASGRGQLAAAFAVIQVLGFVAFLGLPRGVAVQDHREAAASRGAVTLIGVIGLLSASACFLAADQLAGGDPWVAGAIRLSSVVLALAGLYQIGVERLLLTSQLATYNLSRICNVVLPSLGYIVAFLAGALTLELAFAITLTGQLLASIVGVVSSIGVLRRSAGKRPPWRFSLSMWSSTVVDGVAWRMDQVLLAMLATSATLGVYAVASTIASASGGLTQALNAVLYGRFAATADDGHAGGAGDGTAGDGTGGRGGTSAMRRSRAVALLSSVLASAAMITAMALWHEALLGPTFDGLMTPLIVLCIAQALNDQWQLQVYRQSADQASVGLTAPSWIGLAAFALVAAVVAALDRLDADTMALAVLAGAVVRIALRLLVTARHRRAAVPNATVG
- a CDS encoding polysaccharide biosynthesis tyrosine autokinase, giving the protein MGFLEYVRLLRKHWAIVVVAAILGVAAGLGLAAVQTPEYRASTEVFISTQAADTSSDLVQGNAFTLSRVNTYARLASSEEVLERVVDELELDLAARDLIEQVEAAPVANTAILEIAATSDQAQFAADLANATAAALAEAVSDLESDGASSPVRLATIVSASVPAEPESPRPLLQALLGGLLMIVAALAFIVARDLIDTRIRSERDIKAVTSAPLLASVQFDAKTRTRPLVVHAEPLSPQAEVFRTLRTNLNFVEVDGDSRLFVMTSSIPGEGKTTTSANLALAIADSGQSVLLVDADLRKPKLAEYMGLEGAVGLTDLLIDRAALADAVQDFRGSGLFVLPAGPVPPNPSELLGSRAMHTLLEELRAEFDWVVLDAPPLLPVTDAAVLAQHGAEVLLVAAADRVNAPQLRRSLEILETVGSSLGGIIMTMARSDGSDAYRYVAYAYGGEHRPAPVVEEVVEPPAPTKRESRGSRRSKRRRANR
- a CDS encoding sugar transferase translates to MELRQASRFDEMQCVAKRALDLVAGLLLLVVLALPMLAIAIALMLDSPGPVLFRQERVGFNGRSFTMLKFRTMHVDAEQRLGTLLDLRVDGDEPGNVVLFKMRVDPRVTRFGALLRRSSLDELPQLFNVLTGDMALVGPRPPLRSEVELYEEHVHRKFCVKPGITGLWQVSGRSNLSWDESVRLDLHYAEHWSLTTDVVILWRTFRAVISGEGAY
- a CDS encoding low molecular weight phosphatase family protein, which codes for MSGWRRARDDAATSTSLTRGSAGEATSADPVFRILTVCTGNLCRSPQAEQLLRARIPAALGIGIGIGAAPLSAAATAPAPDLLAVASAGTMAYDGDPMDDLAASEAERLGVGDVRAHRTRRIREPHVLGADLVLGMAREHRAAGMRLVPSASRRAFTLIEFAHIVEALAHGDLPEPVPSIEAAGPAAFLRAVVHAAARTKGRMRLSATSHELDIEDPYRLDPAVYRRSAEAIDGHVARIADGLATLARA